Proteins from a genomic interval of Nocardia sp. BMG51109:
- a CDS encoding ferredoxin reductase, whose translation MVLKSVQGVREWLEAPVAEAKMAGRTRLDALRGAAARVTTPLLPDDYLHLINPLWSARELRGRIVSVRKETTDAVTLVIKPGWGFDFTFTPGQYIGIGVLVDGRWHWRSYSLTSPPNWTDPGSRSRRLISIAVKAMPEGFLSSHLVNGVPEGTVVRLAAPQGGFVLPEPPPAKVLFLTAGSGITPVMGMLRTMDRRAAARPGPGGWPDVVHVHSARTAEDVMFATELRDLHDRRPSFTAHLHLTGARGKFALTGLDELFPDWRERETWACGPLAMLDDIEKHWAAAGLSDHLHIERFEVERSAVGEGGTVTFARSGRSAEIDGATSLLQAGEDSGVQMPFGCRMGICQTCVVTLADGRVRDLRNGAEHQAGEKVQTCISAAAGDCTLEV comes from the coding sequence ATGGTCCTGAAATCGGTACAGGGTGTCCGGGAATGGCTGGAAGCCCCGGTCGCCGAGGCGAAGATGGCCGGCCGCACCCGGCTCGACGCGCTGCGCGGCGCGGCCGCCCGGGTTACCACCCCGCTGCTGCCCGACGACTATCTGCACCTGATCAATCCGCTGTGGTCGGCGCGCGAGCTGCGCGGGCGCATCGTCTCGGTGCGCAAGGAGACCACCGATGCGGTGACGCTGGTGATCAAGCCAGGCTGGGGCTTCGATTTCACCTTCACCCCCGGCCAGTACATCGGCATCGGCGTGCTGGTCGACGGCCGCTGGCACTGGCGGTCCTATTCGCTGACCTCCCCGCCGAACTGGACCGATCCGGGGAGCCGCTCGCGGCGGCTGATCTCCATCGCGGTCAAGGCGATGCCGGAGGGTTTCCTGTCCAGCCACCTGGTCAACGGCGTGCCCGAGGGCACGGTCGTGCGGCTGGCCGCGCCGCAGGGCGGTTTCGTGCTGCCGGAACCGCCGCCGGCGAAGGTGCTGTTCCTGACCGCGGGCAGCGGCATCACGCCGGTGATGGGCATGCTGCGCACGATGGACCGGCGCGCGGCCGCGCGGCCCGGCCCGGGCGGCTGGCCCGATGTCGTCCATGTGCACTCCGCGCGCACCGCCGAGGACGTGATGTTCGCCACGGAGTTGCGCGACCTGCACGACCGGCGCCCGAGCTTCACCGCACACCTGCATCTGACCGGCGCGCGGGGCAAGTTCGCGCTGACCGGCCTGGACGAGCTGTTCCCGGACTGGCGCGAGCGGGAGACCTGGGCCTGCGGCCCGCTGGCGATGCTCGACGACATCGAGAAGCACTGGGCCGCAGCGGGCCTGAGCGATCACCTGCACATCGAGCGGTTCGAGGTGGAGCGCTCGGCGGTCGGCGAGGGCGGCACCGTGACGTTCGCCCGGTCCGGCCGCAGCGCCGAGATCGACGGCGCCACCAGCCTGCTGCAGGCCGGTGAGGACAGCGGCGTGCAGATGCCGTTCGGCTGCCGCATGGGCATCTGCCAGACCTGCGTGGTCACCCTGGCCGACGGCCGCGTGCGCGACCTGCGCAACGGCGCCGAGCACCAGGCCGGGGAGAAGGTGCAGACCTGCATCTCCGCCGCCGCCGGCGACTGCACCCTCGAGGTGTAG
- a CDS encoding fatty acid desaturase produces MAITDIKAFAHLTAADIETLGQELDTIRRDVEQSLGERDAKYIRRTIRAQRTLEMAARATLFGSRNRWAWGAGVAMLSVAKIIENMELGHNISHGQWDWMNDPEIHSTSWEWDMTGPSAQWQRAHNYSHHMYTNVLGKDEDLGFGILRMTRDEQWRPLHLAQPVANLLLAATFEWGIALHDWSIEKQLSDVPRWQLMSEPNRAFGRKIARQVSKDFLIHPALTGPAWKSTLKANATANLVRNLWTYAVIFCGHFPDGAEKFTVDQLVDETRGEWYLRQMLGSANFSAGPVMAFMSGNLCYQIEHHLFPDIPSSRYPEISVRVRELCDKYDLPYTTGSLGKQYLLAFRTIHKLALPDRFLRRTADDAPETSSERKFAGITLPMLPNTEVWTESHWPVDPVTGERRGLRSALAEAKVALKEKARQEKEALREAKQALQDKARHEQQALRETRQALRDKAQEERRVLRRRALRERAIRRVRRRQRAN; encoded by the coding sequence GTGGCCATCACCGATATCAAGGCGTTCGCCCATCTGACGGCGGCCGATATCGAGACACTGGGGCAGGAACTCGACACGATCCGCCGGGATGTGGAGCAATCGCTCGGCGAACGCGACGCCAAGTACATCCGGCGCACCATCCGCGCCCAGCGCACGCTGGAGATGGCCGCGCGCGCAACGCTGTTCGGCAGCCGGAACCGATGGGCCTGGGGCGCCGGTGTCGCGATGCTGTCGGTGGCGAAGATCATCGAGAACATGGAGCTCGGGCACAACATCAGCCACGGGCAGTGGGACTGGATGAACGATCCGGAGATCCACTCCACCAGCTGGGAATGGGATATGACGGGCCCGTCCGCGCAGTGGCAGCGGGCGCACAACTACTCCCATCACATGTACACCAACGTGCTCGGCAAGGACGAGGATCTCGGCTTCGGCATCCTGCGGATGACTCGCGACGAGCAGTGGCGGCCGCTGCATCTGGCGCAGCCGGTGGCCAACCTGCTGCTGGCGGCGACCTTCGAATGGGGTATCGCGCTGCACGACTGGAGCATCGAGAAGCAGCTGTCCGACGTCCCGCGCTGGCAGCTGATGTCCGAGCCGAACCGGGCGTTCGGGCGCAAGATAGCCCGCCAGGTGAGCAAGGACTTCCTGATTCACCCGGCGCTCACCGGCCCGGCCTGGAAATCGACGCTGAAGGCCAACGCGACCGCGAACCTGGTCCGCAATCTGTGGACATATGCGGTGATCTTCTGTGGCCATTTCCCCGACGGCGCCGAGAAGTTCACCGTCGACCAGCTCGTGGACGAGACCCGGGGCGAGTGGTATCTGCGGCAGATGCTGGGCAGCGCGAATTTCTCCGCCGGCCCGGTCATGGCCTTCATGAGCGGCAATCTCTGCTATCAGATCGAGCATCACCTGTTCCCGGACATTCCGAGCAGCCGCTATCCGGAGATCTCGGTCCGGGTGCGCGAGCTGTGCGACAAATACGACCTGCCCTACACCACGGGATCGCTGGGTAAGCAATATCTCCTGGCGTTCCGCACCATTCACAAGCTGGCGCTGCCGGATCGCTTCCTGCGCCGCACCGCCGACGATGCGCCCGAAACGTCCTCGGAGCGCAAGTTCGCCGGTATCACGCTGCCGATGCTGCCGAATACCGAAGTGTGGACCGAGAGCCATTGGCCGGTGGACCCGGTGACGGGCGAGCGGCGCGGCCTGCGCTCGGCGCTGGCGGAGGCCAAGGTCGCGCTGAAGGAGAAGGCCCGGCAGGAAAAAGAGGCCCTGCGCGAGGCCAAGCAGGCGCTGCAGGACAAGGCCCGGCATGAACAGCAGGCCCTGCGGGAGACTCGGCAGGCGCTGCGCGACAAGGCGCAGGAGGAGCGGCGGGTGCTGCGGCGGCGGGCGCTGCGCGAGCGCGCGATCCGGCGCGTGCGGCGACGTCAGCGCGCCAACTGA
- a CDS encoding fatty acid desaturase: MAISDVKEYAHLTPEDVEAIGAELDAIRREIEASRGERDAKYIRNVIRLQRALEFSGRAVLFASFLPPAWLAGTALLSTAKIIENMEIGHNVMHGQWDWMNDPEIHSATWEWDNVGPAEHWKITHNFLHHKYTNVLGMDDDIGYGLLRVTRDQRWAPFYLGQPVYNLLLQMFFEYGVAIQHLELGKVAKKKWEKDSPERKQFEADRRTVLKKVGKQVAKDYLFFPLLTGPAFLSTLTANITANVVRNVWTNAVIFCGHFPDGAEKFTKADVDNETHAEWYLRQMLGSANISGGPVLHFMSGNLSHQIEHHLFPDLPSNRLSKIAVRVRDLCDKYDLPYTTGSLPKQYAESWRTITKLSLPNKYLRRTTDDAPETRSERVFGGTTTVDPSTGRRRGLRTALKEGGRRVAERAAAVVG; encoded by the coding sequence ATGGCAATCTCGGATGTCAAGGAATACGCCCACCTCACCCCCGAGGATGTGGAGGCCATCGGCGCGGAGCTGGACGCCATCCGCCGCGAGATCGAGGCCTCCCGTGGCGAGCGCGACGCCAAGTACATCCGCAACGTGATCCGGTTACAGCGCGCGCTCGAGTTCTCCGGCCGCGCGGTGCTGTTCGCCAGTTTCCTGCCGCCGGCCTGGCTGGCGGGCACGGCGCTGCTGAGCACCGCCAAGATCATCGAGAACATGGAGATCGGCCACAACGTCATGCACGGCCAGTGGGACTGGATGAACGATCCGGAAATCCACTCCGCGACCTGGGAATGGGATAACGTCGGCCCGGCCGAGCACTGGAAGATCACGCACAACTTCCTGCACCACAAGTACACCAACGTGCTGGGGATGGACGACGATATCGGCTACGGCCTGCTGCGCGTGACCCGCGACCAGCGCTGGGCACCGTTCTATCTGGGCCAGCCGGTGTACAACCTGCTGCTGCAGATGTTCTTCGAGTACGGCGTCGCCATTCAGCACTTGGAGCTGGGCAAGGTCGCGAAGAAGAAGTGGGAGAAGGACAGCCCGGAGCGCAAGCAGTTCGAGGCGGACCGCCGCACGGTGCTGAAGAAGGTCGGCAAGCAGGTCGCCAAGGATTACCTGTTCTTCCCGCTGCTGACCGGCCCGGCGTTCCTGTCCACGCTCACCGCCAATATCACCGCCAATGTCGTGCGCAACGTGTGGACCAATGCGGTCATCTTCTGCGGTCATTTCCCCGACGGCGCCGAGAAATTCACCAAGGCCGACGTCGACAACGAGACGCACGCCGAGTGGTATCTGCGGCAGATGCTGGGCAGCGCCAATATCTCGGGCGGGCCGGTGCTGCATTTCATGAGCGGCAACCTGTCGCACCAGATCGAGCACCACCTGTTCCCGGACCTGCCGAGCAACCGGCTGTCCAAGATCGCGGTGCGGGTGCGCGACCTGTGCGACAAGTACGACCTGCCCTACACCACCGGCTCGCTGCCCAAGCAGTACGCCGAGTCGTGGCGCACCATCACCAAGCTGTCGCTGCCGAACAAATACCTGCGCCGAACCACCGACGATGCCCCGGAGACGAGGTCCGAGCGGGTCTTCGGCGGCACCACCACGGTCGATCCGTCGACCGGCCGCCGCCGCGGGCTGCGCACCGCCCTGAAGGAAGGCGGCCGCCGCGTCGCCGAACGCGCCGCCGCCGTCGTCGGCTGA
- the bluB gene encoding 5,6-dimethylbenzimidazole synthase, with protein MQPGTPVQTSTPAHSDGSAQPGIYDVIRQRRDVRAEFTGELVDDDTLLRILDAAHRAPSVGNSQPWDFVVVRDRETLARFAAHVAEKRLAFHDALPPERARTFAPIKIEGITESGTGIVVTHDDSRGGPQVLGRATVPETGLYSTILAIQNLWLAATAEEIGVGWVSFYDTPFLTDLIGLPPGIRPVAWLCIGPVREFQETPDLERFGWRTRRPLEQAVHWERFDA; from the coding sequence GTGCAGCCCGGTACCCCAGTACAGACCAGTACGCCAGCGCACTCGGATGGCTCGGCGCAGCCTGGTATCTACGATGTGATCCGGCAGCGGCGGGACGTGCGGGCGGAGTTCACCGGGGAACTCGTCGACGACGACACCCTGCTGCGGATTCTGGACGCGGCGCACCGGGCGCCGAGCGTGGGTAACTCGCAGCCGTGGGACTTCGTGGTGGTGCGGGATCGGGAGACGCTGGCCCGGTTCGCCGCGCACGTCGCCGAGAAGCGCCTCGCCTTCCACGATGCGCTGCCGCCCGAGCGGGCCCGCACCTTCGCGCCGATCAAGATCGAGGGCATTACCGAGAGCGGTACCGGCATCGTCGTCACGCACGACGACAGCCGCGGCGGCCCGCAGGTCCTGGGCCGCGCCACCGTGCCCGAAACCGGGCTCTACTCAACGATTCTCGCCATTCAGAACCTGTGGCTGGCCGCCACCGCCGAGGAGATCGGGGTCGGCTGGGTGAGCTTCTACGACACCCCCTTCCTCACCGACCTGATCGGGCTCCCGCCGGGCATCCGTCCGGTTGCCTGGCTGTGTATCGGTCCCGTTCGCGAGTTCCAGGAAACACCCGATCTGGAGCGCTTCGGCTGGCGCACCCGCCGTCCCCTCGAACAGGCCGTGCACTGGGAGCGGTTCGATGCCTGA
- a CDS encoding AAA family ATPase encodes MPDRPAVILITGIQAAGKSTVAQRLAERLPRSVHVRGDAFRRMIVSGRAEMGPDPSAEAIRQLRLRHRLTADTCDSYADAGFTVVAQDVVLGEYLPETLERIRHRPLYLIVLAPTASAVTAREAGRDKIAYGELTVEMLDRELRTGTPRLGLWLDTSDRTPDETATEILDRLEPDAAIR; translated from the coding sequence ATGCCTGACCGGCCCGCGGTCATCCTGATCACCGGGATCCAGGCCGCCGGAAAGTCCACCGTCGCACAACGATTGGCCGAACGGCTGCCGCGTTCGGTGCACGTCCGCGGCGACGCGTTCCGGCGCATGATCGTCAGCGGCCGGGCCGAGATGGGCCCCGACCCCTCCGCCGAAGCGATCCGCCAGCTCCGGCTGCGGCACCGGCTCACCGCCGACACCTGCGATTCCTATGCCGACGCCGGATTCACCGTCGTCGCGCAGGACGTTGTGCTGGGCGAGTACCTGCCCGAGACGCTCGAGCGGATACGCCATCGGCCGCTGTATCTGATCGTGCTCGCGCCTACTGCGAGCGCGGTGACGGCCCGCGAGGCAGGGCGGGACAAGATCGCCTACGGCGAGCTGACCGTCGAGATGCTCGACCGGGAACTGCGGACCGGAACTCCCCGCCTGGGCCTGTGGCTGGACACCTCCGATCGGACGCCCGACGAGACCGCCACCGAGATTCTCGACCGGCTGGAGCCCGACGCCGCGATCCGCTGA
- a CDS encoding fused (3R)-hydroxyacyl-ACP dehydratase subunits HadA/HadB — MTVEADASELMSRVGHYYRVDAPYVVGREKVREYARAVQDAHPVHWAEHAAAEHGYDGLVAPLTFVSIPAMAANRKLFEDVVVGYDMFVQTEQVFEQHRPIVVGDRLITDVELSAVRRIAGKDLITVTNTFTDEAGEVVHVMHTTVVGVTGDDVDPAITGAVDNVMVHDLKLLGRHRTAEAAADGEVPVRPEGELRLSLRGAERVPHTAVSFDDLTVGDELPVRDAGVARGDLVNYAGVSGDSNPIHWDDSIARLAGLPDVIAHGMLTMGLGVGFVSAWSGDPGAVTRYRVRLSNYAVVPREGGRIEYSGRVKSLDPDNRTAVVAIVAKQAGRKIFGLATADLRFR; from the coding sequence GTGACTGTTGAGGCCGATGCATCCGAGCTGATGTCGAGAGTCGGGCATTACTACCGGGTGGATGCCCCCTATGTCGTCGGCCGGGAGAAGGTTCGGGAGTACGCCCGGGCCGTCCAGGACGCACATCCGGTCCACTGGGCGGAGCATGCGGCCGCCGAGCACGGGTACGACGGATTGGTGGCGCCGCTGACGTTCGTGTCCATCCCGGCGATGGCGGCCAACCGCAAGCTGTTCGAGGACGTGGTGGTCGGCTACGACATGTTCGTGCAGACCGAGCAGGTATTCGAACAGCACCGGCCGATCGTGGTGGGTGATCGGCTGATCACCGACGTGGAGCTGTCGGCCGTGCGCCGGATCGCCGGCAAGGACCTGATCACGGTCACGAACACCTTCACCGACGAGGCCGGCGAGGTGGTGCACGTCATGCACACGACGGTGGTCGGCGTCACCGGTGACGACGTCGACCCGGCGATCACGGGCGCGGTCGACAACGTGATGGTGCACGACCTGAAGTTGCTGGGCCGCCACCGCACGGCGGAGGCGGCGGCCGACGGGGAGGTGCCGGTGCGGCCGGAGGGGGAGCTGCGGCTCTCGCTGCGGGGTGCCGAGCGAGTCCCGCACACCGCCGTGTCGTTCGACGACCTCACCGTCGGCGACGAACTCCCGGTTCGCGACGCGGGAGTGGCTCGGGGGGATCTCGTCAACTACGCCGGCGTATCCGGCGACTCGAATCCGATCCACTGGGACGACAGCATCGCCCGCCTGGCCGGACTGCCGGACGTGATCGCGCACGGCATGCTCACCATGGGTCTGGGCGTCGGCTTCGTGTCGGCGTGGTCCGGGGACCCCGGCGCGGTCACCCGGTACCGGGTTCGGCTGTCCAACTACGCGGTGGTGCCGCGCGAGGGCGGCCGGATCGAGTACTCGGGCCGCGTGAAGTCCCTCGACCCGGACAACCGGACCGCCGTCGTGGCGATCGTCGCGAAGCAGGCCGGGCGCAAGATCTTCGGCCTGGCCACCGCCGACCTCCGATTCCGCTGA
- a CDS encoding acetyl-CoA C-acyltransferase yields MATKGSRRAVIVSGVRTPFVRAFTDYTRMDSIDLADAAVAGLLQRTELPKDQVQAIVWGGVILPSAAPNIAREIALDLKLDPGCEGYTVTRACASGLQAVTSAAAAIERGEYDVMIAGGSDSTSNAEVKLPQKMVHAAAPLALGKPKPKDYLSAVAQLAPFTDLVPRRPKIAERTTGEVMGESAEKMAGIHGITRAAQDEFAARSHHRAAAAIESGRFDREVLEVVTPEGKSVTRDGLVRADTSVEKLSSLAPVFAKDGTVTAGNASPLTDGAAAVLLMSEEKARALGLPPLAAIRSWTYVSVDPRDQVLIGPAISMPRALDKAGMSLADVDFVDIHEAFAAQTLSVLSALASDEWATARLGRDTAVGVIDPDILNVHGGSVSLGHPFGATGARMVTTVANELALSGRSAALLGICAAGGIGASAVLERV; encoded by the coding sequence GTGGCAACCAAGGGTTCTCGCCGTGCTGTCATCGTCTCCGGGGTGCGGACGCCGTTCGTGCGGGCGTTCACCGACTACACCCGGATGGACTCCATCGACCTGGCCGATGCGGCCGTCGCGGGCCTGCTGCAGCGCACGGAACTGCCCAAGGACCAGGTGCAGGCGATCGTGTGGGGCGGGGTGATCCTGCCCAGCGCCGCGCCGAACATCGCCCGCGAGATCGCGCTGGATCTGAAGCTGGACCCGGGCTGCGAGGGATATACGGTCACCCGTGCGTGCGCCTCGGGCCTGCAGGCGGTCACGTCGGCGGCCGCGGCCATCGAGCGCGGCGAATACGACGTCATGATCGCCGGCGGTAGCGATTCCACCAGCAACGCCGAGGTGAAGCTGCCGCAGAAGATGGTGCACGCGGCCGCGCCGCTGGCCCTGGGCAAGCCGAAGCCCAAGGACTACCTGTCGGCGGTGGCGCAGTTGGCGCCGTTCACCGACCTCGTGCCGCGTCGGCCCAAGATCGCCGAGCGCACCACCGGCGAGGTGATGGGGGAGTCGGCCGAGAAGATGGCCGGCATCCACGGCATCACCCGCGCCGCGCAGGACGAGTTCGCCGCCCGCTCGCATCATCGCGCCGCGGCGGCCATCGAGTCCGGGCGCTTCGACCGCGAGGTGCTGGAAGTCGTTACGCCGGAAGGTAAATCGGTCACCCGCGACGGACTGGTCCGGGCGGATACGAGCGTCGAGAAACTGTCGTCGCTGGCACCGGTGTTCGCGAAGGACGGCACGGTCACGGCGGGCAATGCCAGCCCGCTCACCGACGGCGCGGCGGCGGTGCTGCTGATGAGCGAGGAGAAGGCGCGGGCGCTGGGCCTGCCACCGCTGGCGGCGATCCGTTCGTGGACCTACGTCAGCGTGGACCCGCGCGACCAGGTGCTGATCGGCCCGGCGATCTCCATGCCGCGAGCATTGGACAAGGCCGGAATGTCGCTCGCCGACGTGGATTTCGTCGATATCCACGAGGCGTTCGCCGCCCAGACCCTGTCGGTGCTGTCCGCCCTCGCCAGCGACGAATGGGCCACGGCCCGCCTCGGCCGCGACACGGCGGTCGGCGTGATCGACCCGGACATCCTGAACGTGCACGGCGGCTCGGTCTCCCTCGGCCATCCCTTCGGTGCCACCGGCGCCCGCATGGTCACCACCGTGGCGAACGAGTTGGCCCTCTCCGGTAGGAGCGCCGCCCTGCTGGGCATCTGCGCCGCGGGCGGTATCGGGGCCTCGGCGGTCCTCGAACGGGTCTGA